The Natronoarchaeum mannanilyticum nucleotide sequence GTCATGCAGACGACGTTCGTCGCGACGATCGTCGTCGGCGCACCCGTCGTCGCCGCGCTGTCGATCCCCGTCTCGCTGCCCACCTGGGGGGCCAGACTCTCCTTTGCGGTGCGGGTCGGCGCGCTCGTCTGGATCCTCGTCGCGCTCTCCGTGTACGCGTACGCGAAGCGACACGCCGAGTAGAACGCGGAGCGACCGCGA carries:
- a CDS encoding DUF5822 domain-containing protein, which translates into the protein MPEPVERTDPDGVDFGWVMQTTFVATIVVGAPVVAALSIPVSLPTWGARLSFAVRVGALVWILVALSVYAYAKRHAE